Proteins encoded in a region of the Flavobacterium sp. PMTSA4 genome:
- a CDS encoding dihydroorotase → MKVIIRNAKVIDENSSFHNQTVCLKINNGTIEEIAKSIEKENGYEEVTADGLHVSQGWFDSSVSLGEPGFEDRETIANGLDVAAKSGFTGIALQPNTFPVLDNQSQINFVKQKAANAATDLYPIGALTKNSEGMDLAELFDMKNAGAIAFGDYNKNMSNANLLKIGLQYVQDFDGLVLAYSQNEKIKGNGVVNEGIVSTRLGLKGIPNLAEEIEVARNLFLLEYTGGKMHIPTVSTAKSVQLIKEAKAKGLKVTCSVAVHHLVLNDEVLDGFDTRYKVTPPLRTDEDRKALIKGILDNTIDCITSDHNPIDIEHKKMEFDLAKNGTIGLESAFGALATVLPTDVIVKKLTAGRTLFQLETSTLEKGNKANLTLFTTENNWSFTKENILSKSKNSAFLGQPMKGSAIGVYNNGKLVISD, encoded by the coding sequence ATGAAGGTAATAATTAGAAATGCAAAAGTAATTGATGAAAACAGCTCGTTTCACAATCAAACCGTTTGCTTAAAAATTAACAACGGTACGATTGAAGAAATTGCAAAATCGATAGAAAAAGAAAACGGCTATGAAGAAGTTACTGCTGATGGATTGCACGTTTCGCAAGGTTGGTTTGACAGCAGTGTTTCGCTGGGCGAACCTGGTTTTGAAGATAGAGAAACCATTGCTAACGGATTGGACGTTGCTGCCAAAAGTGGTTTTACTGGAATTGCTCTGCAACCTAATACTTTTCCGGTTCTTGATAATCAATCGCAAATTAATTTTGTAAAACAAAAAGCGGCAAACGCTGCTACCGATTTATATCCGATTGGTGCTTTGACCAAAAACAGCGAAGGAATGGACTTGGCGGAACTGTTTGACATGAAAAATGCCGGAGCTATTGCCTTTGGAGATTATAACAAAAACATGTCGAATGCCAATCTATTAAAAATAGGTTTGCAATATGTTCAGGATTTTGATGGATTGGTACTTGCCTACTCGCAAAACGAAAAAATAAAAGGAAACGGTGTGGTAAACGAAGGAATAGTTTCCACACGATTGGGATTAAAAGGAATTCCAAACTTAGCGGAAGAAATTGAGGTTGCAAGAAACTTGTTTCTTTTGGAATATACAGGCGGAAAAATGCACATACCAACAGTTTCAACAGCTAAATCGGTACAATTAATTAAAGAAGCAAAAGCCAAAGGATTGAAGGTGACTTGTAGTGTTGCGGTACATCACTTAGTGTTGAATGATGAAGTGTTGGATGGATTTGATACACGATATAAAGTTACGCCACCATTACGAACCGATGAAGACAGAAAAGCGCTGATTAAAGGAATTTTAGACAATACTATTGATTGTATTACTTCAGATCATAATCCAATAGATATTGAGCATAAAAAGATGGAATTTGACTTGGCAAAGAATGGAACAATCGGGTTGGAAAGTGCTTTTGGAGCTTTGGCAACTGTTCTACCAACAGATGTAATCGTCAAAAAACTAACAGCAGGAAGAACACTATTTCAACTTGAAACTTCAACACTTGAAAAAGGAAACAAAGCCAACCTGACTTTATTTACCACAGAGAATAATTGGAGTTTCACTAAAGAAAACATACTATCAAAATCTAAAAACTCCGCTTTTCTAGGGCAACCAATGAAAGGAAGCGCCATTGGAGTTTATAATAATGGGAAATTAGTGATTAGTGATTAG